In Oncorhynchus mykiss isolate Arlee chromosome 1, USDA_OmykA_1.1, whole genome shotgun sequence, the following proteins share a genomic window:
- the LOC110503571 gene encoding vimentin-type intermediate filament-associated coiled-coil protein codes for MAGRVNTSPPVVPYSSCDMSSPSPVQIREANAHLVAVHRRVAELEQWLEAAENTVREQAESLIRKDEQLRAATQEIAEAKDKEIHYLHEKLCKSEETIQRFQNMVKEKDAMIGQLQHRCQLLDNICKSRPLLDSMLSHMAEAERLGPVVGMGEPTANTSLTDGESNCSPNRISNHKDFSLSEDDMDDQELDEIVFGTTV; via the exons ATGGCGGGAAGAGTaaacaccagccctccg GTCGTACCATATTCCTCATGTGACATGTCCTCGCCATCACCAGTCCAAATTCGGGAGGCGAACGCACACCTGGTCGCTGTGCACAGGCGGGTAGCAGAGCTGGAACAGTGGCTCGAGGCAGCAGAGAACACCGTGAGGGAGCAAGCAGAGAGTCTCATCAGGAAGGACGAGCAACTGAGGGCTGCTACCCAGGAGATCGCCGAGGCCAAGGATAA AGAGATTCACTACCTCCACGAGAAGCTGTGCAAGTCAGAAGAGACCATCCAGAGGTTTCAGAACATGGTCAAGGAGAAGGATGCTATGATAGGACAGTTGCAACATCGCTGCCAGCTCCTGGACAACATCTGCAAGAGCAGGCCTTTACTAGACAGTATGCTGTCCCATATGGCTGAGGCAGAAAGACTTGGGCCAGTTGTGGGGATGGGTGAACCCACTGCCAATACGTCCCTCACAGACGGGGAGTCAAACTGCAGTCCCAACCGCATCTCTAACCACAAAGACTTCTCCCTCAGTGAGGATGACATGGATGACCAGGAGCTGGATGAGATAGTGTTTGGAACAACGGTATAG
- the larp6b gene encoding la-related protein 6b, which translates to MCGGDRGNVGQRGYQSHNMSSPTADVFRCGLQMYQLSPDSRRLGSYTEDRTYDSLDGSSTELTDVFEEEDCIQDEGWSTPVVDLKQKIAARLENYLTNESLSEDAFLLKHVQRNKKGYVSVKLLTSFKKIRELTRDWRTTLAAARTTQQLEVNEEGTKVRRRDPVPDWLLCVPTSKLLLAWNLLGGEDNDEESVAPGVEQQSLMETAMRLFGCHGTITSLRILRPGKEIPAELKRYAKKHMELGRKVCAVVEYEYLEGARRAYEALQAEEQLQGNRAVRVVLLGSRGTRKPRGSQDRTEEESEDGIESVCSRKPNRKGRRYPGYSLEDSALYSSSESDFAPASPRPNRRVTRPQALYGSPLAIPRVSSFRSDPYKNPVCSPVGSPLLPRKLFPNGHTPSPLAAPEISSSPVSSGNGSFGSRSKCSGDYSQESLGFVGSPWVQRRKTAAQTFFPDKGGPLSPGLPKRPLGVVDVLRQPLGPDGTKGFYNCIGRGKLVVQQ; encoded by the exons ATGTGCGGTGGAGACCGGGGAAACGTCGGGCAAAGAGGATATCAG TCTCACAACATGTCTTCACCAACTGCAGACGTCTTCCGATGTGGCTTGCAAATGTATCAGCTGTCCCCAGATTCAAGGCGGCTTGGGTCATACACAGAGGACAGAACATATGATAGTTTGGATGG AAGTTCCACAGAGTTGACTGATGTGTTTGAAGAAGAGGACTGTATTCAGGATGAAGGCTGGAGTACCCCTGTTGTAGACCTGAAACAGAAAATTGCAGCTCGGCTAGAAAACTATCTTACCAATGAGAGCCTGTCTGAAGATGCCTTTTTACTGAAACATGTTCAGAGGAACAAGAAGGGCTACGTCAGTGTGAAGTTACTAACTTCATTCAAAAAG ATCAGGGAGCTCACACGTGACTGGCGAACCACTCTGGCTGCGGCTCGCACCACGCAGCAGCTGGAAGTCAACGAGGAGGGAACCAAGGTGCGACGGAGGGACCCAGTGCCCGACTGGCTACTGTGTGTCCCCACCAGCAAGCTGCTGCTGGCCTGGAACCTCCTGGGAGGAGAGGACAACGATGAGGAGAGCGTAGCCCCGGGGGTGGAGCAGCAGAGCCTGATGGAGACAGCTATGAGACTATTTGGCTGCCACGGCACCATCACGTCCCTCCGCATCCTGCGCCCAGGGAAGGAGATCCCTGCCGAGCTCAAGAGGTATGCAAAGAAACACATGGAGCTGGGGCGTAAGGTGTGTGCCGTGGTGGAGTATGAGTACCTGGAGGGGGCACGGCGGGCCTATGAGGCCCTGCAGGCTGAAGAGCAGCTACAGGGGAACAGGGCTGTACGCGTGGTACTCCTAGGCAGCAGGGGCACCAGGAAGCCAAGGGGCAGCCAGGACCGCACAGAGGAAGAGTCTGAGGACGGCATCGAGAGTGTGTGCTCGAGGAAGCCCAACCGCAAGGGCAGACGCTACCCGGGCTACTCCCTGGAGGACTCTGCCCTCTACAGCTCATCTGAGTCAGACTTCGCCCCCGCCTCGCCCAGGCCCAACCGCAGGGTCACACGACCTCAGGCTCTGTACGGCAGCCCCCTGGCCATCCCCCGGGTGTCCTCCTTCCGCTCAGACCCCTACAAGAACCCAGTTTGTAGCCCTGTGGGGAGCCCCCTCCTGCCCCGTAAGCTGTTCCCCAATGGCCACACTCCGTCCCCGCTGGCCGCTCCAGAGATCAGCAGCAGCCCTGTATCCAGTGGCAATGGAAGCTTTGGCAGCAGGAGCAAGTGCTCCGGGGACTATTCCCAGGAAAGTTTGGGCTTTGTGGGGAGCCCCTGGGTCCAGCGTCGGAAGACTGCCGCCCAGACATTTTTTCCTGACAAAGGTGGGCCCCTCTCGCCTGGCCTGCCCAAGAGGCCACTGGGCGTGGTGGATGTGCTGCGCCAGCCGCTTGGCCCTGATGGCACTAAAGGCTTCTACAACTGCATTGGCAGGGGGAAGCTGGTAGTGCAGCAATGA
- the LOC110503510 gene encoding NADH dehydrogenase [ubiquinone] 1 alpha subcomplex subunit 11: MGYWDLQEGKDCIEKTWITTKLGTALGLVGSAYHIVAFQPDSAIQAVQRATNGTVTMAALGAIFGMTTCLAAQARDAPDDPVNYFLGGCASGVFLGARTHSAMTGTTACIGLGTLAMFTKVGKMEGWRLAGPPRM; the protein is encoded by the exons ATGGGTTATTGGGATCTGCAAGAGGGGAAAGATTGTATCGAGAAAACATGGATCACCACTAAATTGGGCACAGCTCTAG GGTTGGTGGGTTCAGCCTATCACATTGTGGCATTCCAGCCTGATTCCGCAATCCAAGCTGTTCAGAGAGCCACAAATGGCACAGTAACCATGG CTGCCTTGGGGGCGATCTTTGGAATGACCACTTGTCTAGCTGCACAGGCCCGGGATGCTCCTGATGATCCGGTGAACTATTTCCTCGGAGGCTGTGCATCAGGAGTCTTTCTTGGAGCTCGTA CTCACAGTGCAATGACAGGCACGACGGCATGTATTGGGCTGGGGACACTGGCCATGTTCACTAAGGTGGGCAAGATGGAGGGCTGGAGATTAGCTGGACCACCCAGGATGTAA